From the genome of Rathayibacter sp. VKM Ac-2804:
TGTTGACGAGGACGCCGACGTTCGCACCCGTGGCCGAGACACCCACATTGGCCAGGCGCGGGCTGGTCAGCGTGAAGGTCGTGCCGGCGGGGATGTTGCCGGTCACGGCGGACACCGTGAAGCGCGGCACGGCGTTGCCCACCGTGAGCGTGCGGCAGGTGCGCGAGACGACGATGTCGACGGTCGCGTTCGACGCGGCGGCGGCGGGCGTGGCGATGGCGACGGCGACGACCGGCACGCTCCACGCAGCGGTCTTGGCGAGGTTTCGGCGGGAGATGGAGTTCTCGGGCACGGGTTCCCTTTCGAGAGGAGTGGGGTCGGAGGCCGTGCGTCGGAGGAACCCCCCACGTCCGGACAAGGGGAAAGCTAGGGAGCTGTCCCCCTTTCGATCCACACCGCCGGAGCCGGCGAGGATCCTTCGCTTCCGTCTGATCCTGGGAGCGCTCTGAACGCGGCCTCTGAGGTCGAACACTCGATTCCGCGCCGTTCCGGGCACCGCCGCTCGCCGCTCCCACGGCCGAGGGCTCGCCCGCGGTCCGATCCGCCGGGCGCAGGCTCGCCGCGCGGCCCGATCAGGCGTCGCGGAATCGCGCCCCGCTGGCGGGCCCGGACGGATCCGCCGCCGGGTCAGCCGTCGTCGAGGTCCTCCGCGGCGCAACGCAGCCGCAGCAGCACCTGCAGCTCCAGCACCTGCTCCCGCCACTCCCGGCCGAGCAGCCGATCGAGGGCCGCGAGCCGCTGGTGGACGGTGTCGGCGCCAGCACCGCGGGCCGCGACGTCGCGATCCTCGGCCTCGCCACGACCCTTCCGCAGGCGCTCGCTCATCGGCGACTCAAAGACGACAGAGACGACTCGGATAGCCGGCCTTCCTACTGTCGGGACGTCGAGCGGGCCCCTCCGCTCGTCCTCCCCGACCGAAGGACGCCATGTTCGCCACCTATCTCCGGCGAGAGCTGACCAACCGCCGCCGGCAGACGATGATCATCGCCGCCGGTATGGCGCTCGCCATCGCCCTCGTGATCCTCGTCACCTCGTTCTCCGCCGGCGTCCGCAGCGCCCAGGCCTCGGTCCTCGAGTCCGTCTACGGCGTCGGCACCGACATCACCGTGACCCAGGCCGCCGCCGCGCCGACGGAGGGCGAGGCCCCCGGCCAGCGCTTCGACTTCGGCTCCACCGACGGCACGACCGACGACGGCACCACCTCCGTCAGCCAGTCACGCCTCGAGGCCGACCGCGGCACGACCACGTTCGACGCCTCGGCCGTCGCCACCGCGCAGGGCGTGACCGGCGTCTCCGCTGCGATCGGCGTTCTCTCGCTGAACAACACCACCTTCAGCGGGCAGCTGCCCGGCTCCTCCCAGCAGGGCGGCACGGACGGCACCGCGGACCAGGGAGCAGCGGGCACCGCTCCGGCGGCCGGCGAGGCGCCCACGGGCGGCCCGGACGGCGCGGGCGGCTCCTCCTTCGGCGTCGACTCCTTCTCGGTGCTCGGCCTCGACCCGGCCGGCTCCGCGATCGGCCCCCTGGCCGACGTGAGCCTCACCGACGGCCGCACCTTCACCACGGACGACGCGGGCCAGGACGTCGTCGTCGTCGACTCCTCCTACGCGACCACGGCCGCGCTGTCCGTCGGCTCGACCGTCGACATCGGCGGAACCGCCTTCAGCGTGATCGGCATCGTCACGACCGACTCCACGGACGCGAGCACCGCCTCCGACACGTACATCCCGCTCGACGTCGCCCAGACCCTCTCCGGCCAGGCCGGCCTGATCTCCTCCGTCTACGTCCAGGCCGCCTCCTCCGAGGACATCTCCTCGATTCAGACCGCCCTGCAGACCGCGCTGCCCGACGCGACCGTCTCGACGCAGGCCGATCTCGCCTCGAGCGTCTCCGGCTCGCTCTCCACCGCGGGCGACCTGGTCGCGAACCTCGGCACCTGGCTCTCGCTGCTGGTCCTCGCCGCCGCGTTCCTGATCGCGATCCTGTTCACCGTCTCGGGCGTCACTCGGCGCACCCGCGAGTTCGGCACGCTCAAGGCCATCGGCTGGAGCAACGGCGCGATCGTGCGCCAGGTGGCCGGCGAGTCGGTCGTCCAGGGGCTGATCGGCGGCACCGCGGGCATCGTCCTCGGGCTCGTCGGCGTCACGATCGTCAATCTGATCGCGCCCACGCTCTCGGGCACCTCCACCAGCACCTCGGCGATGGGCGCCGGTGGTCCCGGCGGCGGCTTCGGCGGAGGCGGCCCCGGCGCCGCGCAGACCGCCGCGGCCACCGAGGTGGCGCTCTCGCTCCCCGTCACCGTGCCGGTGATCCTGCTCGCGGTCGGCCTCGCCGTCCTCGGCGGGCTGCTCGCCGGAGCCCTCGGCGGCTGGCGCGCCTCGCGCCTGCGCCCGGCCGCGGCGCTCCGCTCGGTCGGCTGACCCCCTCGACTCCTCGTCCCCTCGTCCCCGGAAGGACACCCGCATGTACACCCTCACGAACGTCACCAAGAGCTACGACGGAGCGAAGACGAAGGTCACCGCGCTGAAGGACGTCACCCTCACCATCCCGGACGGGCAGATGGTCGCGATCCAGGGACCGACCGGCGGCGGCAAGTCGACGCTGCTGCAGATGCTCGGCGCGCTCGACCGGCCCACCTCGGGCACCGTCGTCCTCGGCGAGCACGAGATCTCCTCGGCGGGCGATGCGCGCCTCGCGGCCATCCGCGCGCGGGAGGTGGGGATCGTCTTCCAGAGCTTCAACCTCATCCCGACGCTCACCGCGCTCGAGAACGTCGAGACGGCCCTCGCTCCGCAGCGCATCCCGCGGGCGGAGCGGGCCGAGCGGGCGAAGGCGGCGCTCGCCTCGGTCGGCCTCGCCGACCGCCTCGACCACCTGCCCGCCGAGCTCTCCGGCGGTCAGCAGCAGCGCGTCGCGATCGCCCGCGCGCTGGTCAAGAACCCGACGGTGCTCCTCGCCGACGAGCCGACCGGCGCCCTCGACGAGGACACCCGCGACGACATCATGACGCTGCTCGAGACCCTCTGGAAGGACCTCGGCCTCACCCTCGTCATCGTCACCCACGACTCCACCGTCGCCCGCCGCGCCCAGCGCCGCCTGCACCTCAAGGGCGGCCACGTCCGCGACGTCGCCTGACGGCGGAGGAGCACACATGCTGGTCGAGTAGCCCCGCAGGGGCGTATCGAGACCCGCCGCCCCCAACAGGGCGGATCTGCAGACTCACGTCCAGACGTCGGTGGATCTCGATACGCCCGCTGCGCGGGCTACTCGATCAGCAAGTGTGCGGGCACAGCTCGGCGGACGTGCCGCCGACCGCCTCAGCCCGCGTGCTCCCGCAGGAACGCCAGCGCACGCGGCCACGCGTCGGTCGCCGCGTCCGCCCGGTACATGCCCTCGTTCGCGTCGTTGAAGAACGCGTGCCCCGCCCCCGGATACACGACGACCTCCACCTCCTTGCCCGCGGTCGCCTCGCGGATCCCGGGCACCTGCGCCATCAGCGGTTCGTCCTGGTCGCCGTAGAACGCGAGGACCGGCACCCGCAGCGAGCCGAGCTCCTCCGCCGAGGCCGTGTTGTGCCCGTAGAACGGCACCGCCGCGGCCACGCGCGGCTCCGCGAGCGCGAGGGCCCAGCTGAAGGTGCCGCCGTAGCAGAAGCCGGTGACGGAGAC
Proteins encoded in this window:
- a CDS encoding FtsX-like permease family protein — its product is MFATYLRRELTNRRRQTMIIAAGMALAIALVILVTSFSAGVRSAQASVLESVYGVGTDITVTQAAAAPTEGEAPGQRFDFGSTDGTTDDGTTSVSQSRLEADRGTTTFDASAVATAQGVTGVSAAIGVLSLNNTTFSGQLPGSSQQGGTDGTADQGAAGTAPAAGEAPTGGPDGAGGSSFGVDSFSVLGLDPAGSAIGPLADVSLTDGRTFTTDDAGQDVVVVDSSYATTAALSVGSTVDIGGTAFSVIGIVTTDSTDASTASDTYIPLDVAQTLSGQAGLISSVYVQAASSEDISSIQTALQTALPDATVSTQADLASSVSGSLSTAGDLVANLGTWLSLLVLAAAFLIAILFTVSGVTRRTREFGTLKAIGWSNGAIVRQVAGESVVQGLIGGTAGIVLGLVGVTIVNLIAPTLSGTSTSTSAMGAGGPGGGFGGGGPGAAQTAAATEVALSLPVTVPVILLAVGLAVLGGLLAGALGGWRASRLRPAAALRSVG
- a CDS encoding ABC transporter ATP-binding protein → MYTLTNVTKSYDGAKTKVTALKDVTLTIPDGQMVAIQGPTGGGKSTLLQMLGALDRPTSGTVVLGEHEISSAGDARLAAIRAREVGIVFQSFNLIPTLTALENVETALAPQRIPRAERAERAKAALASVGLADRLDHLPAELSGGQQQRVAIARALVKNPTVLLADEPTGALDEDTRDDIMTLLETLWKDLGLTLVIVTHDSTVARRAQRRLHLKGGHVRDVA